A genomic stretch from Leptospira johnsonii includes:
- a CDS encoding TIGR04452 family lipoprotein, with product MRIGILPLLFILVIAVNCVALNTTGLTNRYKGSEAKDKIEEAATVAAQLYAIGTGDFSGSTYLNNIYLPPILAGIKPGEYYAKEDVNACVDEIKLFGALKLQPSIAVLFGQCSNLQPDNNVYGNVN from the coding sequence ATGCGGATCGGAATATTACCGCTCTTATTTATCCTAGTGATCGCCGTAAACTGCGTAGCGTTAAACACAACTGGATTAACGAATCGTTATAAAGGAAGCGAGGCAAAGGATAAAATAGAAGAGGCGGCAACTGTCGCGGCTCAATTGTATGCAATCGGGACCGGGGACTTTTCAGGCTCCACATATTTGAATAATATATATCTTCCACCAATTCTGGCAGGGATTAAACCCGGCGAATATTACGCTAAGGAAGATGTGAATGCCTGTGTGGACGAGATCAAATTGTTCGGGGCCTTGAAGCTTCAACCGTCCATTGCGGTTCTGTTCGGGCAATGCTCGAATTTACAGCCTGACAATAATGTCTACGGAAATGTAAACTAA
- the lepA gene encoding translation elongation factor 4, with product MSDRQQFIRNFSIIAHIDHGKSTLADRLLEIGRITDDRTKKDQILDSMDIERERGITIKANNATFNYTAADGNTYTMNLIDTPGHVDFTYEVSRSLKACEGVLLIVDASQGVEAQTLANLYLAMEQDLAIIPVMNKVDLPAADVEKTKLQIEDSLGLDAENAVAISAKTGLNVQAVLEAITKQIPPPKGDPKGPLKALIYDSYFDPYMGVVIKIRVFDGTVKKGDRILLMSSQKDFTVNEVGIKGITLTPTDSLTAGEVGYIIAGIKKVSDARTGDTVTLFSNQSAEAVPGYKDAKPMVFAGLFPIAGEQFEELVDAIEKMKLNDAALVYEKESSAALGFGFRVGYLGLLHMEIVQERLEREFNLDLITTAPSVKYTIKMKNGEVFDIDNPSKFPDPVFIDSTEEPYVKASIITPNEYVGNIMTLAIDKRGVQLDTVYLSQDKVQLTYEIPLAELIFEFYDKLKSLTRGYASLDYEPCGYKASKLVKMDILVNGEFVDALSMIVHSSKAEARGREIIEKLKEIIPRHQFMIPIQAAVGGKILARESISALRKNVTAKCYGGDITRKKKLLEKQKEGKKRMKQIGNVEIPQEAFLAVLKTGD from the coding sequence ATGTCCGATCGCCAACAATTCATCCGCAATTTCTCAATTATAGCCCATATTGACCATGGTAAGTCCACTTTAGCGGACAGACTTTTGGAAATAGGCCGGATCACTGATGATCGGACAAAAAAAGACCAGATCCTGGACTCCATGGATATAGAAAGGGAAAGAGGGATCACGATCAAGGCGAACAACGCCACGTTCAATTATACCGCAGCCGACGGTAATACTTATACGATGAACCTGATCGATACTCCCGGCCACGTGGATTTTACCTACGAAGTTTCCAGATCCTTAAAAGCATGCGAAGGAGTTTTACTCATAGTAGATGCAAGCCAAGGAGTAGAGGCCCAAACTTTAGCAAACCTATATCTTGCTATGGAACAAGACCTAGCTATTATACCTGTCATGAATAAGGTGGATCTTCCCGCAGCAGATGTAGAGAAGACCAAACTTCAGATCGAGGACAGTTTAGGTTTGGACGCGGAGAATGCTGTGGCGATTTCCGCAAAAACAGGACTGAACGTCCAAGCAGTCTTAGAAGCAATTACAAAACAAATTCCTCCTCCTAAAGGAGATCCAAAAGGTCCGCTGAAAGCGCTTATCTACGATTCATACTTCGATCCCTACATGGGAGTTGTGATCAAGATCCGAGTATTCGACGGAACAGTGAAGAAAGGGGACCGTATCCTTTTGATGAGTAGCCAAAAGGATTTTACAGTCAACGAAGTCGGTATCAAGGGAATTACTTTGACTCCTACAGATTCTCTCACAGCTGGAGAAGTCGGATATATCATCGCAGGTATCAAAAAAGTTTCCGATGCAAGAACAGGAGATACAGTTACCTTATTCTCCAATCAAAGTGCTGAAGCGGTGCCAGGTTATAAAGATGCAAAACCTATGGTGTTTGCAGGACTTTTTCCGATCGCAGGAGAACAATTCGAAGAATTAGTAGATGCGATCGAAAAGATGAAACTGAACGATGCGGCTCTTGTCTATGAAAAAGAAAGTTCTGCTGCATTAGGGTTCGGATTCAGGGTAGGATACCTGGGACTCCTCCACATGGAGATCGTTCAGGAAAGATTAGAAAGAGAATTCAATCTTGACCTCATCACCACGGCTCCTTCCGTAAAATACACAATTAAGATGAAGAACGGAGAGGTTTTCGATATAGATAACCCTTCCAAATTCCCGGACCCTGTTTTTATAGATTCCACGGAAGAACCTTATGTGAAGGCATCTATCATCACTCCGAACGAGTATGTGGGAAATATCATGACCCTCGCGATCGACAAAAGAGGGGTTCAATTGGATACAGTGTATCTTTCTCAGGATAAGGTGCAGTTGACCTACGAGATTCCTCTCGCAGAGCTAATTTTCGAATTTTATGATAAACTAAAGTCTTTGACCAGAGGTTACGCTTCTTTGGATTATGAGCCTTGCGGTTATAAGGCCTCTAAACTGGTAAAAATGGATATCCTAGTGAACGGAGAATTTGTGGATGCACTCTCCATGATAGTTCACAGTTCCAAGGCCGAAGCCAGAGGTAGAGAGATCATTGAAAAACTGAAGGAAATCATCCCTAGACACCAGTTTATGATCCCGATCCAAGCTGCTGTCGGAGGTAAAATTCTTGCCAGAGAAAGTATCTCCGCTCTTAGAAAGAACGTAACTGCTAAATGTTACGGTGGGGATATTACTCGTAAGAAAAAACTTTTAGAGAAGCAGAAAGAAGGA